A window from Canis lupus familiaris isolate Mischka breed German Shepherd chromosome 18, alternate assembly UU_Cfam_GSD_1.0, whole genome shotgun sequence encodes these proteins:
- the MDK gene encoding midkine isoform X4 produces MKVKERMQLRGFLLLALLTLLALPAAVAKKKDKVKKGGPGSECAEWTWGPCTPSSKDCGVGFREGTCGAQTQRIRCRVPCNWKKEFGADCKYKFENWGACDGGSGTKARQGTLKKARYNAQCQETIRVTKPCTPKTKAKAKEIPYVSPGGVRGAHRRCSGLRRPSGPSGSTDKLCSAGASCLGFGEAVLEGLGFVVCAARGNPGSAWVPFWC; encoded by the exons ATGAAAGTgaaagagag GATGCAGCTCCGAGGCTTCCTCCTCCTCGCCCTCCTCACCCTGCTGGCGCTCCCCGCCGCGGTGGCCAAAAAGAAAG ACAAAGTGAAAAAGGGCGGCCCGGGGAGCGAGTGCGCGGAGTGGACCTGGGGGCCCTGCACCCCCAGCAGCAAGGACTGCGGCGTGGGTTTCCGCGAGGGTACCTGCGGGGCCCAGACCCAGCGCATCCGGTGCCGGGTGCCTTGCAACTGGAAGAAGGAGTTCGGAG CGGACTGCAAGTACAAGTTTGAGAACTGGGGGGCGTGTGACGGGGGCTCGGGCACCAAAGCCCGCCAAGGCACCCTCAAGAAGGCGCGGTACAATGCCCAGTGCCAGGAGACCATCCGCGTGACCAAGCCCTGCACCCCCAAGACCAAAGCCAAGGCCAAAG AGATCCCTTATGTGAGCCCGGGCGGAGTGCGCGGGGCCCACAGAAGGTGCTCGGGACTTAGAAGACCCTCTGGCCCAAGTGGAAGTACAGACAAGCTCTGCTCTGCGGGAGCATCTTGCTTAGGATTCGGGGAAGCTGTCCTGGAAGGGCTTGGCTTTGTCGTCTGTGCAGCCCGAGGGAACCCGGGGTCAGCGTGGGTCCCTTTCTGGTGTTAG
- the CHRM4 gene encoding muscarinic acetylcholine receptor M4 produces MANFTPVNGSSGNQSVRLVTSAHNRYETVEMIFIATVTGSLSLVTVVGNILVMLSIKVNRQLQTVNNYFLFSLACADLIIGAFSMNLYTVYIIKGYWPLGAVVCDLWLALDYVVSNASVMNLLIISFDRYFCVTKPLTYPARRTTKMAGLMIAAAWVLSFVLWAPAILFWQFVVGKRTVPDNQCFIQFLSNPAVTFGTAIAAFYLPVVIMTVLYIHISLASRSRVHKHRPEGPKEKKAKTLAFLKSPLMKQSIKKPPPGEAAQEELRNGKLEEAPPPVLPPPPRPVADKDTSNESSSGSATHNTKERPATELSTTEATTPAMPAPPLQPRALNPASKWSKIQIVTKQTGNECVTAIEIVPATPAGMRPAANVARKFASIARNQVRKKRQMAARERKVTRTIFAILLAFILTWTPYNVMVLVNTFCQSCIPDTVWSIGYWLCYVNSTINPACYALCNATFKKTFRHLLLCQYRNIGTAR; encoded by the coding sequence ATGGCCAACTTCACGCCAGTCAACGGCAGCTCGGGCAACCAGTCCGTCCGCCTGGTCACGTCGGCCCATAACCGCTACGAGACGGTGGAGATGATATTCATCGCCACGGTGACGGGCTCTTTGAGCCTGGTGACTGTCGTGGGCAACATCCTGGTGATGCTGTCTATCAAGGTCAACAGGCAGCTGCAGACGGTCAACAACTACTTCCTGTTCAGCCTGGCTTGCGCCGACCTCATCATCGGCGCTTTCTCCATGAACCTCTACACCGTGTACATCATCAAGGGCTACTGGCCCCTGGGCGCCGTGGTCTGCGACCTGTGGCTGGCCCTGGACTACGTGGTGAGCAATGCTTCTGTCATGAACCTTCTCATCATCAGCTTTGACCGGTACTTCTGCGTCACCAAGCCCCTCACCTACCCCGCCCGGCGCACCACCAAGATGGCGGGCCTCATGATCGCCGCTGCCTGGGTCCTGTCCTTCGTGCTCTGGGCACCTGCCATCTTGTTCTGGCAGTTTGTGGTGGGCAAGCGGACGGTGCCAGACAACCAGTGCTTCATCCAGTTCCTGTCCAACCCAGCGGTGACCTTCGGCACAGCCATCGCTGCCTTCTACCTGCCCGTGGTCATCATGACGGTGCTCTACATCCACATCTCCCTGGCCAGTCGCAGCCGAGTGCACAAGCACCGGCCCGAGGGCCCGAAGGAGAAGAAGGCCAAGACCCTGGCCTTCCTCAAGAGCCCCCTGATGAAGCAGAGCATCAAGAAACCCCCGCCGGGGGAGGCGGCTCAAGAGGAGCTGCGCAACGGGAAGCTGGAGGAGGCGCCGCCCCCCGTGCTgccccccccgccgcgccccgtgGCCGACAAGGACACTTCCAACGAGTCCAGCTCCGGCAGCGCCACGCACAACACCAAGGAACGACCAGCCACGGAGCTGTCCACCACGGAGGCCACCACGCCTGCCATGCCCGCCCCGCCCCTACAGCCGCGGGCCCTCAACCCCGCGTCCAAATGGTCCAAGATCCAGATTGTGACGAAGCAGACAGGCAACGAGTGCGTGACAGCCATCGAGATCGTTCCTGCCACGCCGGCCGGCATGCGTCCGGCGGCCAACGTGGCCCGCAAGTTCGCCAGCATTGCCCGCAACCAGGTGCGCAAGAAGCGGCAGATGGCGGCCCGGGAGCGCAAGGTGACGCGGACCATCTTTGCCATCCTGCTGGCCTTCATCCTCACCTGGACGCCCTACAACGTCATGGTCCTGGTGAACACCTTTTGCCAGAGCTGCATTCCTGACACGGTGTGGTCCATCGGCTACTGGCTCTGCTACGTCAACAGCACCATCAACCCGGCCTGCTACGCTCTCTGCAATGCCACCTTTAAAAAGACCTTCCGGCACCTGCTGCTGTGCCAGTATCGGAACATCGGCACTGCCAGGTAG
- the MDK gene encoding midkine isoform X3 — MQLRGFLLLALLTLLALPAAVAKKKDKVKKGGPGSECAEWTWGPCTPSSKDCGVGFREGTCGAQTQRIRCRVPCNWKKEFGADCKYKFENWGACDGGSGTKARQGTLKKARYNAQCQETIRVTKPCTPKTKAKAKAKKGKGKD, encoded by the exons ATGCAGCTCCGAGGCTTCCTCCTCCTCGCCCTCCTCACCCTGCTGGCGCTCCCCGCCGCGGTGGCCAAAAAGAAAG ACAAAGTGAAAAAGGGCGGCCCGGGGAGCGAGTGCGCGGAGTGGACCTGGGGGCCCTGCACCCCCAGCAGCAAGGACTGCGGCGTGGGTTTCCGCGAGGGTACCTGCGGGGCCCAGACCCAGCGCATCCGGTGCCGGGTGCCTTGCAACTGGAAGAAGGAGTTCGGAG CGGACTGCAAGTACAAGTTTGAGAACTGGGGGGCGTGTGACGGGGGCTCGGGCACCAAAGCCCGCCAAGGCACCCTCAAGAAGGCGCGGTACAATGCCCAGTGCCAGGAGACCATCCGCGTGACCAAGCCCTGCACCCCCAAGACCAAAGCCAAGGCCAAAG ccaagaaagggaagggaaaggactAG
- the MDK gene encoding midkine isoform X1 — translation MKVKERMQLRGFLLLALLTLLALPAAVAKKKDKVKKGGPGSECAEWTWGPCTPSSKDCGVGFREGTCGAQTQRIRCRVPCNWKKEFGADCKYKFENWGACDGGSGTKARQGTLKKARYNAQCQETIRVTKPCTPKTKAKAKAKKGKGKD, via the exons ATGAAAGTgaaagagag GATGCAGCTCCGAGGCTTCCTCCTCCTCGCCCTCCTCACCCTGCTGGCGCTCCCCGCCGCGGTGGCCAAAAAGAAAG ACAAAGTGAAAAAGGGCGGCCCGGGGAGCGAGTGCGCGGAGTGGACCTGGGGGCCCTGCACCCCCAGCAGCAAGGACTGCGGCGTGGGTTTCCGCGAGGGTACCTGCGGGGCCCAGACCCAGCGCATCCGGTGCCGGGTGCCTTGCAACTGGAAGAAGGAGTTCGGAG CGGACTGCAAGTACAAGTTTGAGAACTGGGGGGCGTGTGACGGGGGCTCGGGCACCAAAGCCCGCCAAGGCACCCTCAAGAAGGCGCGGTACAATGCCCAGTGCCAGGAGACCATCCGCGTGACCAAGCCCTGCACCCCCAAGACCAAAGCCAAGGCCAAAG ccaagaaagggaagggaaaggactAG
- the MDK gene encoding midkine isoform X5, translating into MQLRGFLLLALLTLLALPAAVAKKKDKVKKGGPGSECAEWTWGPCTPSSKDCGVGFREGTCGAQTQRIRCRVPCNWKKEFGADCKYKFENWGACDGGSGTKARQGTLKKARYNAQCQETIRVTKPCTPKTKAKAKEIPYVSPGGVRGAHRRCSGLRRPSGPSGSTDKLCSAGASCLGFGEAVLEGLGFVVCAARGNPGSAWVPFWC; encoded by the exons ATGCAGCTCCGAGGCTTCCTCCTCCTCGCCCTCCTCACCCTGCTGGCGCTCCCCGCCGCGGTGGCCAAAAAGAAAG ACAAAGTGAAAAAGGGCGGCCCGGGGAGCGAGTGCGCGGAGTGGACCTGGGGGCCCTGCACCCCCAGCAGCAAGGACTGCGGCGTGGGTTTCCGCGAGGGTACCTGCGGGGCCCAGACCCAGCGCATCCGGTGCCGGGTGCCTTGCAACTGGAAGAAGGAGTTCGGAG CGGACTGCAAGTACAAGTTTGAGAACTGGGGGGCGTGTGACGGGGGCTCGGGCACCAAAGCCCGCCAAGGCACCCTCAAGAAGGCGCGGTACAATGCCCAGTGCCAGGAGACCATCCGCGTGACCAAGCCCTGCACCCCCAAGACCAAAGCCAAGGCCAAAG AGATCCCTTATGTGAGCCCGGGCGGAGTGCGCGGGGCCCACAGAAGGTGCTCGGGACTTAGAAGACCCTCTGGCCCAAGTGGAAGTACAGACAAGCTCTGCTCTGCGGGAGCATCTTGCTTAGGATTCGGGGAAGCTGTCCTGGAAGGGCTTGGCTTTGTCGTCTGTGCAGCCCGAGGGAACCCGGGGTCAGCGTGGGTCCCTTTCTGGTGTTAG